A single Capricornis sumatraensis isolate serow.1 chromosome 20, serow.2, whole genome shotgun sequence DNA region contains:
- the PNMA8A gene encoding paraneoplastic antigen-like protein 8A, with translation MAGASAQARIEMPASAPRGCWDLAEAPGVLAGADTGVPGHSSRASVLERPELAPGQPGGSSLTLQHTWELSPAVSTTMAANLLEDWCRGMEADIHRSLLVTGIPEDCGQAEIEETLNGVLSPLGPYSVLNKIFLREENTKAALVEVGEGVNLRAIPREFPGRGGIWRVVCRDPTQDAEFLKNLNEFLYTEEPTLEDVVRQLELSRASPPQNQNRSPENWAEALGVLLGAVVQIIYYMDAEIRSQEEARAQELAKPQVVASLASAARGKVKKEPGRAAERGRGSALKMENPDGWNDVADGGDGPKPLVRKAGALIHSRRKKQKKTPKQEPVPWKKSQGSHSHSLASLKHPAADGGKNREMLERVRSNKEPCVKQEGSALKKPPVKCAWKFPSNPPRVAASQGVASESDQDGVLEGPPKKNAMGWALAKSPAHMRKKKKVSLGPVSYVLVDSEDPRKKPAASKKGPGLGRDAPDQKAPGDPQPQESPPSASQGPEAKPQGPPHAPSGEHGIRSHLGCVNKWREGEEQQRKAGAQEPKGAEGQMVGEGPSAVEEAGEPPAEASEAESPDPPS, from the exons ATGGCGGGAGCAAGTGCGCAAGCGCGCATTGAGATGCCTGCCTCGGCTCCGCGCGGTTGCTGGGACCTAGCCGAGGCGCCTGGAGTCCTAGCGGGGGCGGACACTGGCGTCCCGGGCCATTCGTCCAGAGCATCCGTGCTGGAGCGGCCCGAGCTGGCACCTGGCCAGCCCGGAGGCTCCTCCTTG ACGCTTCAGCACACCTGGGAATTGAGCCCCGCGGTGTCCACGACCATGGCGGCGAACCTTTTGGAGGACTGGTGCCGGGGGATGGAAGCGGACATCCACAGGTCCCTGTTGGTCACGGGCATCCCAGAGGACTGTGGCCAAGCGGAAATCGAGGAGACCTTGAATGGGGTCCTCTCCCCGCTGGGCCCGTACTCGGTACTCAACAAGATTTTTTTGAGGGAAGAAAATACCAAAGCTGCCCTCGTTGAGGTTGGGGAGGGTGTGAATCTGAGGGCCATACCCCGGGAGTTCCCAGGAAGGGGGGGCATCTGGAGAGTGGTCTGTAGGGATCCCACCCAGGATGCTGAGTTCttaaaaaacctgaatgaattcCTGTACACGGAGGAGCCCACCTTGGAGGATGTGGTGCGCCAGCTTGAACTCAGCAGGGCCTCACCACCCCAGAACCAGAATCGGTCCCCCGAGAACTGGGCAGAAGCTTTGGGGGTACTTCTGGGGGCTGTGGTGCAAATCATTTACTATATGGATGCCGAAATACGCAGCCAGGAGGAAGCTAGGGCGCAAGAGCTTGCCAAGCCCCAAGTGGTAGCATCCTTGGCTTCAGCAGCACGGGGGAAGGTCAAGAAGGAGCCAGGGAGGGCCGCAgagaggggcaggggctctgcctTGAAGATGGAGAACCCGGATGGCTGGAATGACGTGGCAGATGGGGGTGATGGTCCTAAACCTTTGGTTCGAAAGGCTGGAGCTCTGATTCACTCcagaaggaagaagcagaaaaaaactcCCAAGCAGGAACCAGTGCCCTGGAAGAAATCCCAAGGCAGCCATTCCCACAGCTTGGCCTCCCTGAAGCATCCTGCAGCTGATGGTGGTAAAAATAGGGAGATGTTAGAACGTGTCAGGAGCAACAAAGAGCCATGTGTGAAGCAGGAGGGGTCGGCTTTGAAGAAGCCCCCAGTAAAATGTGCCTGGAAGTTTCCCAGCAACCCCCCTCGTGTAGCTGCAAGCCAGGGAGTTGCCTCTGAGTCAGACCAAGATGGTGTTCTGGAGGGCCCCCCAAAGAAGAACGCCATGGGCTGGGCCTTGGCAAAGAGCCCTGCCCacatgaggaagaaaaagaaggtgaGCTTGGGCCCTGTCTCTTATGTCCTTGTCGATTCAGAAGACCCCAGGAAGAAGCCAGCGGCTTCAAAGAAAGGGCCAGGCCTCGGCCGGGATGCACCGGACCAGAAGGCCCCCGGGGACCCTCAGCCCCAGGAGTCACCACCCTCAGCCTCACAGGGTCCAGAGGCCAAGCCACAAGGCCCTCCTCATGCCCCCAGTGGTGAGCATGGCATCAGAAGTCATTTGGGGTGTGTCAACaagtggagggagggggaggagcagCAGAGGAAGGCGGGGGCACAGGAACCCAAGGGGGCAGAGGGGCAGATGGTGGGTGAGGGCCCCAGTGCAGTGGAGGAAGCAGGTGAGCCACCAGCTGAGGCCTCGGAGGCCGAGAGCCCTGACCCCCCGTCCTAG